A section of the Tachysurus fulvidraco isolate hzauxx_2018 chromosome 7, HZAU_PFXX_2.0, whole genome shotgun sequence genome encodes:
- the clk2a gene encoding dual specificity protein kinase CLK2 isoform X2, with product MPHSRRYASSERASRSSYQDRYRERERGRKPRHRRSRSFSLSSERDRRGRGHRQEVMYGRSRSYDNRSVDRRPYDRRYGEPYRRQEHERERERERERLSPDGYHSRDPSTTYDYRRTHQRHKGSRRKHKRRRRRTRSYSPSSSRSASGTRPLCVRDDEEGHLICRSGDVLQERYEIVGTLGEGTFGRVMECIDHRRGGAHVALKIIKNVEKYKEAARLEINVLERINERDPDNKNLCVQMFDWFDYHGHMCLSFELLALSTFDFLKENNYLPYSITHVRHMAYQLCLAVKFLHDNKLTHTDLKPENILFVNSDFSLNYNVEKKREERTVKSAAVRVVDFGSATFDHEHHSTIVSTRHYRAPEVILELGWSQPCDVWSIGCILFEYYLGFTLFQTHDNREHLAMMERILGPVPSRMIRKTRKQKYFYRGRLDWDENSSAGRYVRENCKPLRRYILSEAEEHHQLFDLIEAMLEYEPPKRITLAAALRHQFFQSPITASDQTSGKHWEVNRDISRQPL from the exons atGCCCCATTCTAGGCGGTATGCATCGTCGGAGCGGGCCAGCCGCAGCAGCTATCAGGACCGCTATCGTGAGCGAGAGCGAGGGAGAAAGCCAAGACACCGGCGCTCACGATCCTTCTCCTTAAGCAGCGAACGAGACAGGAGAGGACGAGGACACAGGCAGGAGGTTATGTACGGACGCTCCAGGAG CTACGACAACCGTTCAGTAGACAGGAGACCTTACGACAGGCGCTATGGTGAACCCTACCGGCGACAGGAGCACGAACGGGAGCGAGAACGCGAGCGAGAGCGACTGTCTCCAGACGGCTACCACTCACGCGACCCTTCCACCACTTATGACTATCGCCGCACGCACCAACGCCACAAAGGCAGCAGGCGTAAGCACAAACGAAGGCGGCGTAGAACCAGGTCCTATAGCCCATCTTCCTCG CGGAGTGCCAGCGGGACGCGGCCGTTATGTGTGAGGGACGACGAGGAGGGTCACCTGATCTGTCGGAGTGGCGACGTCCTGCAAGAGAGAT atgaAATTGTTGGCACTTTGGGCGAAGGCACATTTGGAAGGGTGATGGAGTGCATCGACCATCGAAG aggTGGAGCTCATGTGGCTCTGAAAATCATTAAAAACGTTGAGAAGTACAAGGAGGCTGCGCGACTGGAGATCAACGTGTTGGAGAGGATCAACGAACGAGACCCTGATAATAAAAA tctgtgtgtacagATGTTTGACTGGTTCGACTATCACGGTCACATGTGTCTCAGCTTTGAGCTGCTAGCACTCAGTACCTTTGACTTCCTGAAGGAGAACAATTACCTGCCTTATTCCATCACCCATGTGCGACACATGGCCTACCAGCTCTGCCTAGCCGTCAAGT TTCTGCATGATAACAAGCTGACCCACACAGATCTGAAACCAGAGAACATTCTCTTCGTGAACTCGGACTTCTCCCTGAACTACAACGTAGAGAAG AAGAGAGAAGAGCGTACGGTGAAGAGCGCCGCAGTGAGGGTTGTAGATTTCGGCAGTGCTACGTTCGACCACGAACACCACAGCACGATCGTCTCCACCAGGCATTACCGCGCACCTGAGGTTATTCTTG AACTGGGTTGGAGCCAGCCTTGTGACGTGTGGAGTATAGGCTGCATCCTCTTCGAGTATTACCTTGGCTTCACACTTTTTCAG ACTCATGATAACAGAGAGCACTTAGCCATGATGGAGAGAATATTGGGTCCTGTCCCTTCCAGGATGATCAGAAAAACTAG AAAGCAGAAGTACTTTTACCGGGGGCGTCTCGACTGGGACGAAAACTCCTCAGCAGGAAGATATGTTCGAGAGAACTGCAAGCCCTTGCGA CGCTACATCTTGTCTGAGGCTGAGGAGCATCACCAGCTGTTCGACCTGATCGAGGCCATGCTGGAGTATGAGCCACCAAAGCGCATTACTCTGGCTGCAGCGCTCAGGCATCAGTTCTTCCAGAGTCCCATCACTGCTAGCGACCAGACATCAGGAAAGCACTGGGAGGTCAATCGTGACATTAGCCG gcaACCTCTTTGA
- the clk2a gene encoding dual specificity protein kinase CLK2 isoform X1, protein MPHSRRYASSERASRSSYQDRYRERERGRKPRHRRSRSFSLSSERDRRGRGHRQEVMYGRSRSYDNRSVDRRPYDRRYGEPYRRQEHERERERERERLSPDGYHSRDPSTTYDYRRTHQRHKGSRRKHKRRRRRTRSYSPSSSQRSASGTRPLCVRDDEEGHLICRSGDVLQERYEIVGTLGEGTFGRVMECIDHRRGGAHVALKIIKNVEKYKEAARLEINVLERINERDPDNKNLCVQMFDWFDYHGHMCLSFELLALSTFDFLKENNYLPYSITHVRHMAYQLCLAVKFLHDNKLTHTDLKPENILFVNSDFSLNYNVEKKREERTVKSAAVRVVDFGSATFDHEHHSTIVSTRHYRAPEVILELGWSQPCDVWSIGCILFEYYLGFTLFQTHDNREHLAMMERILGPVPSRMIRKTRKQKYFYRGRLDWDENSSAGRYVRENCKPLRRYILSEAEEHHQLFDLIEAMLEYEPPKRITLAAALRHQFFQSPITASDQTSGKHWEVNRDISRQPL, encoded by the exons atGCCCCATTCTAGGCGGTATGCATCGTCGGAGCGGGCCAGCCGCAGCAGCTATCAGGACCGCTATCGTGAGCGAGAGCGAGGGAGAAAGCCAAGACACCGGCGCTCACGATCCTTCTCCTTAAGCAGCGAACGAGACAGGAGAGGACGAGGACACAGGCAGGAGGTTATGTACGGACGCTCCAGGAG CTACGACAACCGTTCAGTAGACAGGAGACCTTACGACAGGCGCTATGGTGAACCCTACCGGCGACAGGAGCACGAACGGGAGCGAGAACGCGAGCGAGAGCGACTGTCTCCAGACGGCTACCACTCACGCGACCCTTCCACCACTTATGACTATCGCCGCACGCACCAACGCCACAAAGGCAGCAGGCGTAAGCACAAACGAAGGCGGCGTAGAACCAGGTCCTATAGCCCATCTTCCTCG CAGCGGAGTGCCAGCGGGACGCGGCCGTTATGTGTGAGGGACGACGAGGAGGGTCACCTGATCTGTCGGAGTGGCGACGTCCTGCAAGAGAGAT atgaAATTGTTGGCACTTTGGGCGAAGGCACATTTGGAAGGGTGATGGAGTGCATCGACCATCGAAG aggTGGAGCTCATGTGGCTCTGAAAATCATTAAAAACGTTGAGAAGTACAAGGAGGCTGCGCGACTGGAGATCAACGTGTTGGAGAGGATCAACGAACGAGACCCTGATAATAAAAA tctgtgtgtacagATGTTTGACTGGTTCGACTATCACGGTCACATGTGTCTCAGCTTTGAGCTGCTAGCACTCAGTACCTTTGACTTCCTGAAGGAGAACAATTACCTGCCTTATTCCATCACCCATGTGCGACACATGGCCTACCAGCTCTGCCTAGCCGTCAAGT TTCTGCATGATAACAAGCTGACCCACACAGATCTGAAACCAGAGAACATTCTCTTCGTGAACTCGGACTTCTCCCTGAACTACAACGTAGAGAAG AAGAGAGAAGAGCGTACGGTGAAGAGCGCCGCAGTGAGGGTTGTAGATTTCGGCAGTGCTACGTTCGACCACGAACACCACAGCACGATCGTCTCCACCAGGCATTACCGCGCACCTGAGGTTATTCTTG AACTGGGTTGGAGCCAGCCTTGTGACGTGTGGAGTATAGGCTGCATCCTCTTCGAGTATTACCTTGGCTTCACACTTTTTCAG ACTCATGATAACAGAGAGCACTTAGCCATGATGGAGAGAATATTGGGTCCTGTCCCTTCCAGGATGATCAGAAAAACTAG AAAGCAGAAGTACTTTTACCGGGGGCGTCTCGACTGGGACGAAAACTCCTCAGCAGGAAGATATGTTCGAGAGAACTGCAAGCCCTTGCGA CGCTACATCTTGTCTGAGGCTGAGGAGCATCACCAGCTGTTCGACCTGATCGAGGCCATGCTGGAGTATGAGCCACCAAAGCGCATTACTCTGGCTGCAGCGCTCAGGCATCAGTTCTTCCAGAGTCCCATCACTGCTAGCGACCAGACATCAGGAAAGCACTGGGAGGTCAATCGTGACATTAGCCG gcaACCTCTTTGA
- the clk2a gene encoding dual specificity protein kinase CLK2 isoform X3, with protein sequence MECIDHRRGGAHVALKIIKNVEKYKEAARLEINVLERINERDPDNKNLCVQMFDWFDYHGHMCLSFELLALSTFDFLKENNYLPYSITHVRHMAYQLCLAVKFLHDNKLTHTDLKPENILFVNSDFSLNYNVEKKREERTVKSAAVRVVDFGSATFDHEHHSTIVSTRHYRAPEVILELGWSQPCDVWSIGCILFEYYLGFTLFQTHDNREHLAMMERILGPVPSRMIRKTRKQKYFYRGRLDWDENSSAGRYVRENCKPLRRYILSEAEEHHQLFDLIEAMLEYEPPKRITLAAALRHQFFQSPITASDQTSGKHWEVNRDISRQPL encoded by the exons ATGGAGTGCATCGACCATCGAAG aggTGGAGCTCATGTGGCTCTGAAAATCATTAAAAACGTTGAGAAGTACAAGGAGGCTGCGCGACTGGAGATCAACGTGTTGGAGAGGATCAACGAACGAGACCCTGATAATAAAAA tctgtgtgtacagATGTTTGACTGGTTCGACTATCACGGTCACATGTGTCTCAGCTTTGAGCTGCTAGCACTCAGTACCTTTGACTTCCTGAAGGAGAACAATTACCTGCCTTATTCCATCACCCATGTGCGACACATGGCCTACCAGCTCTGCCTAGCCGTCAAGT TTCTGCATGATAACAAGCTGACCCACACAGATCTGAAACCAGAGAACATTCTCTTCGTGAACTCGGACTTCTCCCTGAACTACAACGTAGAGAAG AAGAGAGAAGAGCGTACGGTGAAGAGCGCCGCAGTGAGGGTTGTAGATTTCGGCAGTGCTACGTTCGACCACGAACACCACAGCACGATCGTCTCCACCAGGCATTACCGCGCACCTGAGGTTATTCTTG AACTGGGTTGGAGCCAGCCTTGTGACGTGTGGAGTATAGGCTGCATCCTCTTCGAGTATTACCTTGGCTTCACACTTTTTCAG ACTCATGATAACAGAGAGCACTTAGCCATGATGGAGAGAATATTGGGTCCTGTCCCTTCCAGGATGATCAGAAAAACTAG AAAGCAGAAGTACTTTTACCGGGGGCGTCTCGACTGGGACGAAAACTCCTCAGCAGGAAGATATGTTCGAGAGAACTGCAAGCCCTTGCGA CGCTACATCTTGTCTGAGGCTGAGGAGCATCACCAGCTGTTCGACCTGATCGAGGCCATGCTGGAGTATGAGCCACCAAAGCGCATTACTCTGGCTGCAGCGCTCAGGCATCAGTTCTTCCAGAGTCCCATCACTGCTAGCGACCAGACATCAGGAAAGCACTGGGAGGTCAATCGTGACATTAGCCG gcaACCTCTTTGA
- the si:ch211-81a5.8 gene encoding uncharacterized protein si:ch211-81a5.8, which produces MDAIVKKSLAGFISGVKDGAGKKGKAVRRKSAPCCYSHITYDSSWIRAYQADLQRERKLRQGILAQKKAERTVLKVHYRNPHHYTKAPQDRKHLKTKASSKKDDSLFGAFQCLSLNIDDSVRSFKPTAASAEQCKVM; this is translated from the exons ATGGATGCCATAGTGAAGAAATCTCTAGCTGGCTTCATATCAGGGGTGAAGGATGGAGCTGGTAAAAAGGGGAAGGCTGTTAGAAGGAAAAGTGCACCCTGCTGTTACTCCCACATCACTTATGACTCGTCCTGGATCAGAGCCTACCAAGCAGACCTACAGCGAGAAAG GAAACTGAGACAAGGCATATTAGCTCAGAAGAAAGCAGAGAGAACAGTTCTGAAGGTCCACTACAGGaacccacaccattacacaaaa GCACCCCAGGACAGGAAGCACTTAAAAACCAAAGCCTCTTCAAAGAAAGATGACTCTCTTTTTGGTGCCTTCCAGTGTTTAAGTCTGAATATAGACGACAGTGTCCGGTCCTTTAAACCTACAGCAGCGAGCGCAGAGCAGTGTAAAGTCATGTAA